From Chloroflexota bacterium, a single genomic window includes:
- a CDS encoding aminopeptidase P family protein, producing the protein MSDPRSALGPPPPPIDRAEVLGRHERARVLMEQQGLDALFLTERDNWYYMTGHRSAQFEHKMRPMGLVVPLKGEPAAVCYSRDLNAVTTTTGWSSIRSYVDVPFPLELMTEMLREAGLAGPDVRIGAELGTNERLGLPIADFMQVRDDLGAQMVDAAPLLRELKIRKSPTELACIRRACEISQLAWERTCERLTVGVTGRQVAETLTIAMLELGADLTHPGKINQAYPLDHVYQKGEALWVDWGAIYRGYNADIARRAIFGEPTDEQKRQHELIYGICETLIDAVKPGARASDVARACNEQLSRYGYPLLVGPKRVGHGIGLLASEPPSLSMADDTVLEPGMVVTPEPRIDLTKTERLHVEEDVVVSADDPSGHVWLSGGGRNLLVIPC; encoded by the coding sequence ATGTCCGATCCTCGTTCCGCCCTCGGTCCGCCGCCCCCGCCCATCGACCGCGCCGAAGTCCTCGGCCGCCACGAGCGCGCCCGCGTCCTGATGGAGCAGCAGGGCCTCGACGCCCTGTTCCTGACCGAGCGCGACAACTGGTACTACATGACCGGCCACCGCAGCGCCCAGTTCGAGCACAAGATGCGCCCGATGGGTCTGGTCGTGCCGCTCAAGGGCGAGCCGGCCGCTGTCTGCTACAGCCGCGACCTGAACGCCGTCACCACCACGACCGGCTGGTCGTCGATCCGCTCCTACGTGGACGTGCCGTTCCCGCTGGAGCTGATGACCGAGATGCTCCGCGAGGCCGGCCTGGCAGGGCCAGACGTGCGGATCGGGGCCGAGCTGGGCACCAATGAACGCCTCGGGCTGCCGATTGCAGACTTTATGCAAGTGCGGGACGATCTCGGCGCGCAGATGGTGGACGCCGCCCCGCTGCTGCGCGAGCTGAAGATCCGCAAGAGCCCCACCGAGCTGGCCTGCATCCGCCGGGCCTGCGAGATCTCGCAGTTGGCCTGGGAGCGCACCTGCGAACGGCTGACGGTCGGCGTGACCGGGCGGCAGGTGGCCGAGACGCTGACCATCGCGATGCTGGAGCTGGGCGCGGACCTGACCCACCCCGGCAAGATCAATCAGGCCTACCCGCTCGACCACGTCTACCAGAAGGGCGAGGCCCTGTGGGTGGACTGGGGCGCGATCTATCGCGGGTACAACGCCGACATCGCCCGCCGCGCCATCTTCGGCGAGCCGACCGACGAGCAGAAGCGACAACACGAGCTGATCTACGGCATCTGCGAGACGCTGATCGACGCCGTCAAGCCCGGCGCACGGGCCAGCGACGTGGCTCGCGCCTGCAACGAGCAGTTGAGCCGGTACGGCTACCCGCTGCTGGTCGGCCCGAAGCGCGTCGGGCACGGCATCGGGCTGCTGGCCAGCGAGCCGCCCTCGCTCAGCATGGCCGACGACACGGTGCTGGAACCGGGCATGGTCGTGACGCCCGAGCCGCGCATCGACCTGACGAAGACGGAGCGGCTGCACGTCGAAGAGGATGTGGTGGTGAGCGCGGACGATCCGTCCGGGCACGTCTGGCTGAGCGGGGGCGGCCGGAACCTGCTGGTGATCCCGTGCTGA
- a CDS encoding RidA family protein, translating into MQETRPTTAPRREVIVPENRRSAPRAYSPATAFGALVFSSGLTAAHPVTGEIPDGIAEQTRRCFEKLADILAEAGSSLDQVLRVTVYLTDIATQQGPMTAVFREVFPVDPPARATVQVAALSGADKLIEIDAIAARPEAARPEAARPVQE; encoded by the coding sequence GTGCAGGAGACCAGACCGACCACCGCCCCCCGGCGCGAGGTCATCGTGCCGGAGAACCGGCGCAGCGCCCCACGGGCCTACTCGCCGGCCACGGCCTTCGGGGCGCTCGTCTTCTCGTCGGGCCTGACCGCCGCCCACCCGGTCACCGGCGAGATCCCCGACGGCATCGCCGAGCAGACGCGGCGCTGTTTCGAGAAGCTGGCCGACATCCTGGCCGAGGCCGGCAGCAGCCTCGACCAGGTGCTGCGCGTCACCGTCTACCTGACCGACATCGCCACGCAGCAAGGGCCAATGACCGCTGTCTTCCGCGAGGTCTTCCCCGTCGATCCGCCCGCCCGCGCGACCGTCCAGGTGGCGGCCCTCTCCGGCGCGGACAAGCTCATCGAGATCGACGCCATCGCCGCACGCCCGGAAGCCGCACGCCCGGAAGCCGCACGCCCGGTACAGGAGTAA
- a CDS encoding alpha-ketoacid dehydrogenase subunit beta, with protein sequence MAQEMRRDRRVFFVGQDVGEFGGSLQGSKGLWEEFGARRIREAPISESAMVGAAIGAALFGRRPIVEVSFGEFLPAAMNQLINQAPNLHYMTGGAASVPVVIRTRVGDGPYGGHPQDYSVWFAYVPGLKVVMPGTPADAKGLMLAAIRDDNPVLYVEPMSLAHGPREDVPAGEYTVPIGKARLAREGTDLTIVTIGSMVPVVMRAAAALAEEGVEAEVIDLRSLAPLDTEAIVQSVRKTGGLVTVHESWTAYGIGAEVAAVVAEQAMEDLLAPVKRVGTKPVPVPSGAVRKHALPTADDVILACRELLAGSAK encoded by the coding sequence ATGGCCCAGGAGATGCGGCGCGACCGGCGCGTCTTCTTCGTGGGGCAGGACGTGGGCGAGTTCGGCGGCTCGCTCCAGGGCTCGAAGGGGCTGTGGGAGGAGTTCGGCGCCCGCCGCATCCGCGAGGCCCCGATCTCCGAATCGGCGATGGTCGGGGCGGCGATTGGCGCGGCCCTGTTCGGGAGGCGGCCCATCGTCGAGGTCAGCTTCGGCGAGTTCCTGCCGGCCGCCATGAATCAGCTCATCAACCAGGCCCCGAACCTCCACTACATGACCGGCGGCGCAGCCAGCGTGCCGGTCGTGATCCGCACGCGCGTCGGCGACGGTCCGTACGGCGGGCATCCCCAGGATTATTCGGTCTGGTTCGCCTACGTGCCGGGGCTGAAGGTCGTGATGCCGGGCACGCCCGCCGACGCCAAGGGCCTGATGCTGGCCGCCATCCGCGACGACAACCCGGTGCTGTACGTCGAGCCGATGTCGCTGGCGCACGGGCCGCGCGAGGATGTCCCCGCCGGCGAGTACACCGTGCCCATCGGGAAGGCGCGGCTGGCCCGGGAGGGCACCGACCTGACCATCGTCACCATTGGCTCGATGGTGCCCGTCGTCATGCGGGCCGCCGCCGCCCTGGCCGAGGAGGGCGTCGAGGCCGAGGTGATCGATCTGCGCTCGCTCGCGCCCCTGGACACCGAGGCCATCGTCCAGTCGGTCCGCAAGACCGGCGGGCTGGTAACGGTCCACGAGTCGTGGACGGCCTACGGCATCGGCGCGGAGGTGGCGGCGGTGGTGGCCGAGCAGGCGATGGAAGACCTGCTGGCCCCCGTCAAGCGCGTCGGCACGAAGCCAGTCCCGGTCCCGAGTGGCGCCGTCCGCAAGCATGCCCTCCCCACGGCCGACGACGTGATCCTGGCCTGCCGCGAGCTGCTGGCCGGCTCGGCAAAGTAG